In the Candidatus Equadaptatus faecalis genome, TGGAGCATTTTTACGACGCGCTTACGAAAGGCAAAGCCTCCGCCGTGCTTGCCGCATCGCTTTTCCATTTCCATGAAATACCTATTCCCGAGCTGAAAAAACATCTCGCAGACAAAGGAATTTCTGTCCGGCTTTAAGTTTTAAACCTCAACACAAAATGAGCCCCAAAGGCTCATTTTTTATTTCCGGCAGAAATAAATTGTGCACTATTTTTTATTTATCAGTCCTATAATCTCGCCTGAAATAATAGCTGACAGGGCAATAAAAACCGGCGGTTTGACCGCCGTTATTCTTTATCATCTCTGTCCGGGAAATTTTTCAGCCGCACTTCAAGCACCCTGTGCTTTTGAACGTCAAGCACGTGGAAATCCCAGCTCTTGTAGCTGATTGTTTCTCCCTTGCTCGGGAAATTGCCCGACAGCTCAAGAATCATTCCTGCAAGTGTATCGACTTCGTCAAATTCCTCGCAGAACGGATAATCTACCGCATCGGACAAATCTTCAAGATTTGCCTGTCCCTGCGCAAGCCAGCAGTTTTCGCCCTCCTGCTGAATTTCAGGCGTTTCCCTGTCGTACTCGTCCTGTATGTCGCCGATTATTTCTTCAATAAGGTCTTCGAGCGTGACAATTCCTGCTGTTCCGCCGTATTCGTCAACGACTATGGCGATATGCTTTTTGGATTTCTTCATCGTTTCAAGAGCTTCGTCAGTTTTCATCGTTTCAGGAACAAACATCGGCTTGCGCATAAGCTCCGCGATCGTTTTTTTCTGTCCGCCCGCAAGCAGATTAAGCAGGTCTTTAGCGTAAAGCACGCCGCGTATTTCGTCCAGGTCCTCTTCGTAGACAGGTATTCTCGAATGTCCCGATTTCAGCGACAGTTCAACGGCTTCTTCAATGCTGCTTTGAATTTCGATAGCTTCCATGTCAACGCGCGGAACCATGACTTCCGATACCTTTGTCTCTTCAAAATCGATTATACTGTGTATCATTTCGCTTTCGTCTTCGTCAAGCACTCCGCTTTCGCTACCCTCTGTGACTATGTGTTCAAGCTCTTCGCGCGAGGCAAGACCGCTGTATGAGGAAAGTTTTTTGCCGCTGATTTTCTCGACAAGCGAAAGCGCCGACTGGATGACAAACACCATCGGCCAAAGCAGTATGCGGAGTTTCAGAAGTATAGGAAGACTGCGCATAAGCACGCTGTCCTGCTCGGATATCGCTATGTTTTTCGGCAGCACCTCGCAGAACACGACTA is a window encoding:
- a CDS encoding HlyC/CorC family transporter, whose protein sequence is MDTDLSGSLLLLFLLLVLSNFFSAAETSITASTRGKLLALADEYPERKKGLLWLSENISNAINITLIGNNLVNIAASSVAAALAIKLFGTVGAAWSVFVMTALIVVFCEVLPKNIAISEQDSVLMRSLPILLKLRILLWPMVFVIQSALSLVEKISGKKLSSYSGLASREELEHIVTEGSESGVLDEDESEMIHSIIDFEETKVSEVMVPRVDMEAIEIQSSIEEAVELSLKSGHSRIPVYEEDLDEIRGVLYAKDLLNLLAGGQKKTIAELMRKPMFVPETMKTDEALETMKKSKKHIAIVVDEYGGTAGIVTLEDLIEEIIGDIQDEYDRETPEIQQEGENCWLAQGQANLEDLSDAVDYPFCEEFDEVDTLAGMILELSGNFPSKGETISYKSWDFHVLDVQKHRVLEVRLKNFPDRDDKE